The [Clostridium] celerecrescens 18A genomic sequence CGGCAAAGAATGACCAGAATGTGATCATTCTGGATACGGCAGGCCGTCTTCACATTGATGAAGACATGATGAACGAGCTGATCGAAATTAAAGATGCAGTAGATGTTCATCAGACAATCCTGGTAGTAGATGCCATGACAGGACAAGATGCGGTAAATGTAGCAGGAATGTTCAACGACAAAATTGGCATTGACGGCGTTATCATTACCAAGCTGGATGGTGATACCAGGGGCGGTGCAGCCCTCTCAATCCGTGCAGTAACTGGAAAACCGGTTCTTTATGTAGGTATGGGAGAAAAGCTTTCCGATTTGGAACAGTTTTATCCGGACCGTATGGCTTCCAGAATTCTTGGTATGGGCGATATCCTTTCCCTTATTGAAAAGGCTGAAACCCAGGTTGATGAAGAGAAAGCAAAAGAGTTGTCTCAAAAGCTCCGCAAGGCGGAATTTGATTACAATGACTTTCTGGACCAGATGAACCAGGTAAAGAAAATGGGCGGCATGGCAAGCATATTAAGCATGATGCCGGGCATGGGCCAGATGAAGGATATGGATTTTGATGAAAAAGCCATGGACCGGGTGGAAGCGATCATCCTTTCCATGACAAACAAAGAACGGTTGAATCCTGAGCTTATGAAAAATGCTTCCAGAAAGCAGCGTGTAGCTAAGGGTGCGGGCGTGGATATCACAGAAGTAAACCGCATAGTCAAGCAGTTTGATCAGATGAAGAAGATGATGAAACAGCTTCCCGGCATGATGGGCGGCGGAAAGCGTCACGGCGGTTTGTTCGGCAAGATGAAGTTACCGTTTTAGTTTATTCTTTTACGTTAGCAAAGCAGATTTCTGCGTTCGCTATAAATTAGTTTCAGAATCCAAGATTTAAGGAGGTGAATTTCAAAATGGCAGTAAAAATGAGATTAAAAAGAATGGGTCAGAAAAAGGCTCCTTTCTATAGAATTGTAGTTGCAGATTCCAGATCTCCAAGAGATGGCAGATTCATCGAAGAGGTTGGTTACTATGATCCTACCACAGAACCAAGCGTAATCAAGTTCAACGAAGAGAACGCAAAGAAGTGGTTAACTGCAGGTGCTCAGCCAACTGAAGTTGTAAGCAAGCTTTTAAAGATCGCCGGTATCCAGTAGTGAGAGGTGAAGCATATGAAGGAATTAGTAGAAGTAATTGCAAGAGCACTGGTTGATAACCCGGATCAGGTTGTTGTTACTGAAACCGTAAAAGACGATGAGATAATCCTTGAACTTACGGTTGCACCTTCCGACATGGGTAAGGTAATTGGCAAGCAGGGCAGGATCGCTAAAGCTATCCGCTCTGTTGTAAAAGCAGCAGCTTCCAAAGAAGACAAAAAGGTTACTGTAGAGATTCAGTAACCGTAAAAGACCGCCGGCCTGTCGGGACGACGGTCCTTTTGGTATTATTTTCTTTGTGCAAATGCTTAAGAATAAGCCGGATAGTGATATCCGGTTTCTTTAACATGGTTCGATGAGCAAAGGGAAGCAGATTTCCTTTGCATAAGATGGAGAGACAGATGGATAATTTGTTAAGAGTTGGTGTAATTTCATCCACTCACGGGGTGAGAGGAGAAGTGAAGGTTTATCCAACCACAGACGATGTAAATCGTTTTAAAAGTC encodes the following:
- the rpsP gene encoding 30S ribosomal protein S16, translated to MAVKMRLKRMGQKKAPFYRIVVADSRSPRDGRFIEEVGYYDPTTEPSVIKFNEENAKKWLTAGAQPTEVVSKLLKIAGIQ
- the ffh gene encoding signal recognition particle protein, translated to MAFESLSDKLQNVFKSLRGKGRLSEADVKTALKEVKMALLEADVSFKVVKQFISAVQERAIGQDVQNSLTPGQMVIKIVNEELVKLMGSETTEISLKPAGDTTIILMAGLQGAGKTTTTAKIAGKLKAKGRKPLLVACDVYRPAAIKQLQINGEKQGVPVFSMGENHKPADIAKAAVAYAAKNDQNVIILDTAGRLHIDEDMMNELIEIKDAVDVHQTILVVDAMTGQDAVNVAGMFNDKIGIDGVIITKLDGDTRGGAALSIRAVTGKPVLYVGMGEKLSDLEQFYPDRMASRILGMGDILSLIEKAETQVDEEKAKELSQKLRKAEFDYNDFLDQMNQVKKMGGMASILSMMPGMGQMKDMDFDEKAMDRVEAIILSMTNKERLNPELMKNASRKQRVAKGAGVDITEVNRIVKQFDQMKKMMKQLPGMMGGGKRHGGLFGKMKLPF
- a CDS encoding KH domain-containing protein, with translation MKELVEVIARALVDNPDQVVVTETVKDDEIILELTVAPSDMGKVIGKQGRIAKAIRSVVKAAASKEDKKVTVEIQ